In Candidatus Desulforudis audaxviator MP104C, a genomic segment contains:
- a CDS encoding efflux RND transporter permease subunit, protein MRLADIAVRRPVGVIMLALAVLLLGMVSLSRLAIDLLPNWEFPVVSIVTTYQGAGPQEVEQLVTRPIEESVATVENLKNISSVSQSGSSVVIAQFDWGTDMEAVINDIREKVDRVQRVLPADAERSMVMKFDPAALPVLIVGFTGEQSLADLTRIAENTVKPRLERLPGVASVAVQGGREREIQVYLDPVAMRGYGVSLENVTRSLQAGNLNMPGGTVPEGSREYLVRVPGEFADLRDIEGVTVPNADGEPVRLADIADLRDGYRETDVISRLNGQPSLAIVVMKQPQANTVQVVQAARETLAGIEKEIPGTISFEPAFDQAEFIEMSIGNLRNDLLVGSFLAAVVIFIFLRNSRTTLIICATIPLAIIGACNMIYFSGETLNLLTLGALALGVGVIVDDAIVVLENIYRHRQEGLDSLAAARTGAAEVTGAVLGASFTSMSVFLPIAFVGGMASVLFTPFSLTVVFALLSSLIMALTVVPMLGSRLLVRLPDEPRPDGSRLSRLLYRFGSGLERLKVFYGRLLAWSLDNRRKVVGLAAAVFIGSLALIPLVGAEFFPAMDEGTVSVEVEMPRGTAVEATDRVAAQVEEIVAGFPEVETVFVSVGSGGQEAMFGMGGGSADRARIDLTLAPLGERDRSSEEVAEALRKELRHIPGAVFRVNTSSGFHMRGGAPLEIRLKGEDLDTLARLGQQAAAVIAGVPGTRDVKSSLEEGRPEARVLVDRDRAAVYGLSVAQVASTVRSALHGDVATRYRVGGDEIDVRVRLTEEARRHLADLDNLLLTAPNGQQVPLRDVAHVVLGESPVAVNRDDQARTVTISAQLEGRDLASVDRDARAALKGMALPSGYYFETGGEAEEMAETFAELAFALLLAVILIYIVLAVLFESLFFPFVIMFAVPLSLTGMILGLLLTDRTFSMPAFIGVIVAVGIVSKNGIVLIDYVNQLRRRGMERDEAIRTAGPVRLRPILMTTLTTVGAMFPISLGLGEGAEFQAPLATVIIGGLVFSTVISLLVVPVVYSIFDDWGRMVTRRLRRGEDVPTAGVGI, encoded by the coding sequence ATGAGACTGGCCGATATCGCGGTCCGCCGTCCGGTCGGGGTGATCATGCTCGCCCTGGCGGTGCTGCTGCTGGGAATGGTGTCCTTAAGCCGGCTGGCCATCGACCTGCTCCCGAACTGGGAGTTTCCGGTGGTCTCCATTGTCACCACCTACCAGGGCGCCGGGCCGCAGGAGGTCGAACAGTTGGTCACCCGGCCGATCGAGGAGTCGGTGGCCACCGTCGAGAACCTGAAAAACATCTCCTCGGTTTCCCAATCCGGCAGCTCGGTAGTGATCGCCCAGTTTGACTGGGGCACGGACATGGAAGCCGTAATCAACGACATCCGGGAAAAGGTGGACCGGGTGCAGCGGGTGCTGCCGGCGGACGCCGAACGGTCCATGGTTATGAAATTCGACCCGGCAGCGTTGCCGGTGCTGATCGTCGGTTTCACCGGCGAGCAAAGCCTGGCCGACCTGACCCGGATCGCCGAGAACACGGTGAAACCGCGCCTGGAACGGCTGCCGGGCGTGGCCTCGGTCGCCGTGCAGGGCGGACGGGAGCGCGAGATCCAGGTGTACCTGGACCCGGTGGCTATGCGGGGCTACGGGGTTTCTCTGGAGAATGTGACCCGGTCCCTGCAGGCCGGCAACCTGAACATGCCCGGCGGAACGGTGCCGGAGGGCTCCCGCGAGTACCTGGTGCGGGTGCCCGGAGAATTCGCGGACCTGCGGGACATCGAGGGCGTCACGGTGCCCAACGCCGACGGCGAGCCGGTACGGCTGGCCGACATCGCCGATCTCCGGGACGGGTACCGGGAAACGGACGTCATCAGCCGCCTGAACGGCCAGCCCAGCCTGGCGATAGTGGTGATGAAACAGCCCCAGGCGAACACGGTCCAGGTGGTGCAGGCGGCGCGGGAAACCCTGGCCGGGATCGAGAAGGAAATCCCGGGCACGATCAGTTTTGAGCCGGCCTTCGACCAGGCCGAGTTCATCGAGATGTCCATCGGCAACCTGCGCAACGACCTTTTGGTGGGATCTTTCCTGGCTGCTGTGGTGATCTTCATCTTCCTGCGGAACAGCCGGACCACCCTGATCATCTGCGCCACCATCCCGCTGGCGATCATCGGTGCCTGCAACATGATCTACTTCAGCGGGGAGACGCTGAACCTGCTGACCTTGGGCGCCCTGGCTCTGGGGGTGGGGGTGATCGTGGACGACGCCATCGTCGTCCTGGAAAACATCTACCGGCACCGCCAGGAGGGGTTGGATTCCCTGGCGGCCGCCCGGACCGGGGCGGCGGAGGTGACCGGCGCGGTCCTCGGCGCCTCTTTTACTTCAATGTCCGTATTCCTGCCCATTGCCTTCGTGGGCGGCATGGCTTCGGTGTTGTTCACACCGTTTTCCCTGACCGTGGTCTTCGCGCTGCTCTCCTCGCTGATCATGGCGCTGACCGTGGTGCCGATGCTGGGGTCGCGGCTGCTGGTGCGCCTTCCGGACGAGCCGAGGCCGGACGGATCCCGGCTTTCACGCCTGCTGTACCGGTTCGGGAGTGGGCTGGAGAGGCTGAAGGTCTTCTACGGGCGTCTGTTGGCCTGGAGTCTGGACAACCGGCGCAAGGTGGTCGGCTTGGCGGCGGCGGTTTTCATCGGCAGCCTGGCGCTGATCCCCCTGGTGGGCGCCGAGTTTTTCCCGGCGATGGACGAAGGCACGGTGAGTGTTGAAGTCGAGATGCCTCGGGGCACGGCCGTCGAAGCCACCGACCGGGTGGCGGCGCAGGTGGAGGAGATAGTGGCCGGGTTCCCCGAGGTGGAAACGGTGTTTGTGAGCGTCGGGTCGGGCGGCCAGGAAGCAATGTTCGGGATGGGCGGCGGCAGCGCGGACCGGGCCCGGATCGACCTGACCCTGGCGCCGCTCGGGGAGCGCGACCGTAGCTCCGAGGAAGTGGCCGAAGCACTCCGGAAAGAACTGCGGCACATTCCGGGCGCCGTTTTCAGGGTGAATACGTCCTCGGGCTTCCATATGAGGGGTGGGGCCCCGCTGGAGATCAGGCTTAAGGGTGAGGACCTCGATACCCTGGCCCGCCTGGGACAACAGGCGGCGGCCGTGATCGCCGGCGTGCCCGGCACCCGGGACGTGAAGTCCAGCCTGGAGGAAGGGCGGCCCGAGGCGCGGGTGCTGGTGGATCGGGACCGGGCGGCCGTATACGGCCTGAGCGTGGCCCAGGTGGCGTCCACCGTCCGGTCGGCGCTGCACGGGGACGTGGCCACCCGCTACCGCGTCGGAGGGGACGAGATCGATGTGCGGGTGCGGCTGACCGAGGAAGCGCGCCGGCACCTGGCCGACCTGGATAACCTGTTGTTGACCGCGCCCAACGGCCAACAGGTGCCGCTGCGGGACGTCGCCCACGTGGTGCTCGGGGAGAGCCCGGTGGCCGTCAACCGTGACGACCAGGCCCGCACGGTCACCATCAGCGCGCAGCTCGAGGGCCGGGACCTGGCGAGCGTGGACCGCGACGCGCGGGCCGCACTGAAAGGTATGGCTCTGCCGTCAGGGTACTACTTTGAAACCGGCGGCGAGGCCGAGGAGATGGCGGAGACTTTCGCCGAACTTGCTTTCGCGCTGCTGCTGGCGGTCATCCTGATCTACATCGTGCTGGCCGTGCTGTTTGAGTCCCTGTTCTTCCCGTTCGTAATCATGTTCGCCGTGCCGCTGTCCCTGACCGGCATGATCCTGGGGCTTTTGCTGACGGACCGCACCTTCAGCATGCCGGCCTTCATCGGGGTGATCGTGGCCGTGGGCATCGTGAGCAAGAACGGCATCGTGCTCATTGACTACGTAAACCAGTTGCGCCGGCGGGGGATGGAGCGGGACGAGGCCATCCGGACGGCCGGTCCGGTACGGCTGCGCCCGATCCTGATGACCACGCTGACGACCGTGGGCGCCATGTTCCCGATCTCCCTGGGGCTCGGCGAGGGCGCCGAATTCCAGGCGCCGCTGGCGACCGTG